The Methanohalophilus portucalensis genome window below encodes:
- a CDS encoding ABC1 kinase family protein, which yields MVKRYGRIIDVLVSNGFGYFVDKMGLWSMGSVRSRVKGRFGKEKETDTRPERARKVLEELGPTYVKFGQLLSMREDLIPLKYAQEFTKLQNDVPPFPLEDVKAVLKTELGRDIPELFSDFDEKPVAAASIGQVHKARLHSGEEVVVKIQRPGIRRIIEADLDIMYSLAGFAQQHIEEIKLYNPVAVVDELSRSIHSEMDYTQEARNIEHFLSNFENDPVIVIPRVYNDYSSDRILTLEYIEGIKCNKFEKLANEKLDREKIATDVSEAFMKQVFEHGFFHADLHSGNIFALEDGRIALLDFGMAGHLSEDMRGLLIDALIAITNGDSTQYIEVMRDLGVADEKLDVRSFKADYDHFLFKYYGRTLDQVDATEVSSEMLSLLRKHQIQVPPNVALLFKGVMTVSGFAMQMVPDFNVTEIAEPYARKFMKKRFSPRNIAKNSSKNLWYVSRLLSRAPLQLSHILEVAEKGYLNLKFEHEGTDRLLSEISVASNRLAFSLIISAIIVGSSLVIQTGMEPQVWGVPLFGLLGFLAAGIFGMGLIIYIIRTGSL from the coding sequence TCGTATCTAACGGATTTGGTTACTTTGTGGATAAAATGGGCCTCTGGTCAATGGGGTCTGTTCGCAGCCGTGTGAAGGGTCGGTTTGGAAAGGAGAAGGAAACTGATACCCGGCCGGAAAGGGCACGTAAGGTACTTGAAGAACTGGGCCCCACCTATGTCAAATTCGGACAGTTACTCAGTATGCGGGAAGATCTGATTCCCCTGAAATACGCACAGGAATTTACAAAGCTTCAGAACGATGTCCCTCCTTTTCCCCTGGAAGATGTAAAAGCAGTACTCAAAACTGAACTTGGCAGGGATATACCTGAACTCTTTTCTGATTTTGATGAAAAGCCGGTCGCAGCTGCATCCATAGGTCAGGTCCATAAAGCACGCCTCCATAGTGGGGAAGAGGTGGTTGTAAAGATACAGAGACCCGGTATTCGCCGCATTATTGAGGCTGACCTGGATATCATGTACAGTCTTGCCGGATTTGCCCAGCAGCATATTGAGGAAATAAAACTCTATAATCCGGTAGCAGTTGTAGACGAACTGTCAAGGTCCATTCACTCGGAAATGGATTATACTCAGGAAGCAAGGAATATCGAACACTTCCTGTCCAACTTTGAAAACGATCCTGTTATTGTAATTCCCCGTGTATACAATGATTACAGCAGTGATCGCATCCTGACCCTCGAATATATTGAAGGGATAAAATGTAACAAATTTGAAAAGCTGGCAAATGAGAAGCTGGACCGGGAAAAAATTGCCACAGATGTTTCTGAAGCTTTTATGAAACAGGTTTTTGAACATGGTTTTTTCCATGCCGATCTCCATTCGGGCAACATATTTGCCCTGGAAGACGGAAGAATTGCCCTGCTGGATTTCGGGATGGCGGGCCATCTGTCCGAAGATATGCGTGGACTTTTGATAGATGCCCTCATAGCCATAACAAATGGGGACAGTACCCAATACATAGAGGTTATGCGTGATCTGGGAGTAGCTGATGAAAAACTGGATGTGCGTTCCTTTAAAGCGGATTATGATCATTTTCTTTTCAAGTATTATGGACGCACGCTGGATCAGGTGGACGCCACAGAGGTTTCCTCTGAAATGCTGTCTCTTTTGCGTAAACATCAGATACAGGTACCTCCAAATGTTGCCCTGCTTTTTAAAGGAGTAATGACTGTAAGTGGGTTTGCTATGCAAATGGTCCCGGATTTCAATGTAACTGAGATCGCCGAGCCCTATGCACGTAAATTCATGAAAAAACGCTTTTCTCCGCGTAATATTGCCAAAAATAGTTCCAAAAATCTCTGGTATGTAAGCAGGCTTCTCAGTCGTGCCCCGTTGCAGCTTTCACACATTCTCGAGGTTGCTGAAAAAGGCTACCTGAATCTTAAATTTGAACATGAAGGAACCGACCGTCTCCTTTCGGAAATAAGCGTTGCCTCCAACCGGCTTGCTTTCAGTCTTATTATTTCTGCTATTATAGTTGGTTCTTCCCTGGTTATACAAACCGGTATGGAGCCCCAGGTATGGGGTGTTCCGTTATTTGGTCTGCTTGGTTTCCTTGCTGCCGGGATTTTCGGTATGGGTCTGATTATATATATTATTAGGACTGGAAGTCTATAA